One region of Triticum aestivum cultivar Chinese Spring chromosome 6B, IWGSC CS RefSeq v2.1, whole genome shotgun sequence genomic DNA includes:
- the LOC100682461 gene encoding uncharacterized protein, protein MSLALLGGYSSAEDDDPAAGAGVELSDSGDSSAEEAGSDGDEKSAPSKPAAKPRPRVNPSPGDGDSSLPSALDVFAEISGPPAFLNRRVAQPEEVGEALGVLDRRSNSKRRKPPPPGAVVAAKPQLVAIRERVSSDVKNGANPPVAVVSAKPQLVAGHERVSSDMKNGASPPGSVEGKRKIGAANPGPEDAAELLRMCLQCGIPKTYSHAQGMVCPVCNDRPVQAKEPEKKKGSAVKDKEKVKRMRGQSSHASWKSETEMALRQQFD, encoded by the exons ATGAGCTTAGCGCTTCTAGGGGGCTACTCCTCCGCCGAGGACGAcgaccccgccgccggcgccggcgtcgaGCTGAGCGACTCCGGCGACTCATCAGCCGAAGAGGCCGGATCTGACGGAGACGAGAAGTCCGCTCCATCGAAGCCGGCTGCGAAGCCCCGCCCCCGCGTAAACCCTAGCCCCGGAGATGGGGACTCCTCGCTGCCCTCGGCGCTAGATGTCTTCGCCGAGATCTCCGGGCCCCCGGCTTTCCTCAACCGCAGAGTGGCCCAGCCCGAGGAGGTCGGGGAGGCGCTCGGCGTGCTCGATCGTCGCTCCAACTCCAAGAGGAGAAAGCCGCCACCTCCCG GTGCGGTTGTGGCGGCGAAGCCACAGTTGGTTGCCATCCGTGAACGAGTTAGCAGTGACGTGAAGAATGGTGCCAACCCTCCAG TTGCGGTTGTGTCGGCGAAACCACAGTTGGTTGCTGGTCACGAACGAGTTAGCAGTGACATGAAGAATGGTGCCAGCCCTCCAGGTTCTGTTGAAGGAAAGAGGAAAATAGGCGCTGCAAATCCTGGTCCGGAAGATGCTGCCGAGCTTCTAAG AATGTGCCTCCAGTGTGGTATACCAAAAACCTATTCACATGCGCAAGGAATGGTATGCCCTGTTTGCAACGACAGACCGGTGCAGGCTAAAGAGCCAGAGAAGAAGAAGGGTTCTGCTGTGAAAGACAAGGAGAAAGTGAAGAGGATGAGAGGGCAATCGTCACATGCATCATGGAAGAGCGAAACTGAGATGGCCCTGCGCCAACAATTCGACTGA